From Halanaeroarchaeum sulfurireducens, a single genomic window includes:
- a CDS encoding chemotaxis protein CheW, whose protein sequence is MSGETTNVLEFSLGDGRYCIDIAHVDEIVDATEDITSVPNADPQTVGVVDLRGETTTIVDPTVTLDLDEDTDGRRIVVLSEFDATGLLIDDVHQVLDVEESDVDTSTASESTRGVIRRDDRFVVWVEPTSLV, encoded by the coding sequence ATGTCGGGCGAGACGACCAACGTCCTCGAATTCTCGCTTGGAGACGGGCGGTATTGTATCGACATCGCGCACGTCGACGAAATCGTCGACGCGACCGAAGACATCACCTCCGTTCCGAACGCGGATCCTCAGACCGTCGGTGTCGTGGATTTGCGGGGCGAAACGACGACGATCGTGGATCCGACGGTCACTCTCGACCTGGACGAAGATACGGACGGTCGTCGAATCGTCGTCCTCTCGGAGTTCGATGCCACGGGGCTACTCATTGACGACGTTCATCAGGTTCTCGACGTCGAAGAATCGGACGTCGACACCTCGACGGCCTCGGAGAGCACGCGAGGTGTCATCCGGCGTGACGACCGGTTCGTGGTGTGGGTCGAACCCACGTCCCTCGTGTAG